One window of the Verrucomicrobiota bacterium genome contains the following:
- a CDS encoding DUF4153 domain-containing protein: MKVFGLAFWLEIIGGLVRVAKRFPLSILSGLLCATSLSVLVDSSIQGNELWQERWIRLGFTGGFGISFFTLLELIRERVGGRTSIKGIVVTALAFLFLFIFYRWIPIDYGENIHQVLLIRFATFVAVVHLAIAVIPFWSVKDSDMGLWEYNKLLFSRFLLTGFFSGILFVGIALALASIDQLFGVDIDEENYPRVCFFCAFVLNPCLFLGGFPAQDEILDFQLDFPIWILFLSKFILLPLVILYFCILYAYTGKIVLNWTWPDGMVGLPVFILSAVGGLTGLLVWPLSRNPSTATWAKRFWRLFFPLFVPLSILLLLSLQRRISDYGFTEIRFLGVLLSIWVLGISAYFSVKPASSFKVIPWSLLGLFFVTAVGPISPASIARKSQWNRLTAFLNEKELIKDGTLVSHPQEVDAAEYKDILSMVEYLRKGYGPGDFEPLIRGISAEDRKDEHGIDWLDLNPWDFRKMFLDYTGIISKELPDRTSLNIKLNPNDPISVPQFTDIYTHQKYASPDKILITFNVHEESVQLLHGTDPYRLKFQDSVGQVLATLDLDAWATSIGPQDLMLGEGPYPSMGREFLSFDVDLVSLGKIEVVFLDISLRKRNDVWRVQNGNFWILVPRS; this comes from the coding sequence ATGAAAGTATTCGGCCTGGCGTTTTGGTTGGAGATTATTGGAGGACTTGTTCGCGTAGCGAAACGCTTTCCTTTATCTATTCTATCAGGATTACTGTGTGCTACTTCACTTAGCGTTCTGGTCGACTCCAGCATTCAAGGCAATGAGCTTTGGCAGGAACGTTGGATACGTTTAGGTTTTACCGGTGGATTCGGGATTTCCTTTTTCACCCTGCTTGAGTTGATTCGTGAAAGGGTGGGAGGAAGGACCTCGATAAAGGGCATCGTGGTGACCGCTTTGGCGTTTCTGTTTCTCTTCATTTTCTATCGATGGATCCCAATAGATTACGGGGAAAATATTCACCAAGTTTTGTTAATACGTTTCGCCACGTTTGTTGCTGTGGTTCACTTGGCGATAGCAGTGATTCCTTTTTGGAGCGTTAAAGATTCGGATATGGGGTTGTGGGAATATAATAAATTGCTGTTTTCCAGGTTTTTGCTCACCGGATTTTTCAGCGGCATACTTTTTGTGGGGATTGCTTTAGCATTGGCTAGTATCGATCAATTGTTTGGAGTTGATATTGATGAGGAAAACTATCCACGAGTGTGCTTTTTTTGTGCCTTTGTATTAAACCCTTGCCTATTCTTAGGTGGTTTCCCGGCTCAGGACGAGATTCTGGATTTCCAGCTTGATTTCCCCATATGGATACTTTTTTTGAGCAAATTCATTCTGCTGCCTTTAGTCATACTTTATTTCTGTATTTTATACGCTTATACAGGAAAGATTGTTTTGAATTGGACGTGGCCTGATGGCATGGTGGGCCTACCTGTTTTCATTCTATCGGCTGTCGGCGGGCTAACAGGATTACTCGTTTGGCCACTCAGCCGAAATCCGTCAACCGCTACTTGGGCGAAACGTTTCTGGCGCTTATTTTTTCCGCTGTTTGTTCCGCTTTCCATTTTGTTGTTACTATCGCTTCAACGAAGGATTTCTGACTATGGATTTACGGAAATAAGGTTTCTTGGAGTTCTATTGAGTATATGGGTACTTGGAATCAGTGCATACTTCTCCGTCAAGCCGGCCAGTTCGTTTAAGGTAATTCCGTGGAGTTTGTTGGGACTGTTTTTCGTTACTGCTGTCGGTCCTATAAGTCCTGCTAGCATTGCCCGGAAAAGTCAGTGGAACCGACTTACCGCATTTTTGAATGAAAAAGAACTTATCAAGGATGGTACTTTGGTTTCGCATCCCCAGGAAGTTGACGCTGCTGAATATAAAGACATTTTATCGATGGTCGAATATCTGCGGAAAGGCTATGGCCCTGGAGATTTTGAACCCCTGATACGTGGAATATCAGCTGAGGATAGGAAAGATGAACATGGTATCGATTGGTTGGATCTGAATCCATGGGATTTTCGAAAAATGTTTTTGGACTATACTGGAATAATCTCGAAGGAATTACCTGATAGAACGTCTCTAAATATCAAACTGAATCCTAACGATCCCATTTCAGTGCCTCAATTCACTGATATTTATACCCACCAAAAATATGCAAGTCCCGACAAGATTCTTATTACATTTAATGTTCATGAAGAATCGGTACAACTACTTCACGGGACTGATCCCTATCGATTGAAATTTCAGGATTCAGTTGGACAAGTTCTCGCCACCTTGGATCTCGATGCATGGGCTACATCTATTGGACCGCAAGACCTCATGCTTGGCGAAGGTCCTTATCCATCGATGGGTCGAGAGTTTTTAAGTTTTGATGTCGATCTAGTTTCGCTTGGTAAAATCGAAGTCGTATTCCTGGACATATCTCTGAGAAAACGGAATGATGTTTGGAGAGTGCAGAATGGTAATTTTTGGATACTAGTTCCCCGCAGTTGA
- a CDS encoding HupE/UreJ family protein, with the protein MKIYSTKQLLPAFCGRFNHSVVYLGGLLAVVLFPALLNAHQPGNSSLVLVLNADNTLSGEYHVADVDFESLNLLLEDRFLRSNRDNPTATFDFQTQGVRSLPFLQLLVDDQSVKFETGEPLRLTTDGNLHTLIPFTTEPLNGDKLQVKLLSFFQFDPQHQLVISLQKTGETDVGILTLDDPSWLGSLKNPGPWQQFLRFTQEGVWHIWIGIDHILFLIALLLPSVLRFEQRKWQPTSSFNEAFFNVLKVVTAFTLAHSITLTLAALDVVTLPSRFVESVIALSVVLAALNNIFPIVSHRVWTVAFGFGLIHGFGFANVLANLQLPTEILAIALFSFNVGVELGQIAIVAVFFPIIFFLRKKSFYQAIILRLGSVVIALIACGWIIDRVFNLKIMPF; encoded by the coding sequence ATGAAAATATATTCCACGAAACAGCTACTACCGGCTTTCTGTGGACGCTTCAATCACAGTGTCGTTTACCTTGGAGGTTTGTTGGCTGTTGTTTTGTTTCCCGCATTACTTAATGCACATCAGCCAGGTAACAGTTCACTTGTGCTGGTACTAAATGCCGACAACACTTTGAGCGGGGAATATCATGTAGCCGATGTGGACTTTGAATCGTTAAATTTATTATTGGAAGACAGATTCCTTAGATCCAATCGAGATAATCCAACCGCCACTTTTGATTTTCAGACCCAAGGAGTGAGATCGTTGCCATTTCTTCAATTATTGGTCGACGACCAGTCAGTAAAATTTGAAACCGGTGAGCCTCTCAGATTAACAACAGACGGAAATCTGCATACCTTGATTCCTTTTACTACTGAACCACTAAATGGAGACAAGTTGCAGGTTAAACTGCTTTCCTTCTTCCAGTTCGATCCTCAGCACCAACTGGTAATAAGTCTCCAGAAAACTGGCGAGACAGATGTTGGGATTCTGACACTTGATGATCCTTCATGGTTGGGTTCACTTAAAAACCCGGGACCTTGGCAGCAGTTTCTCAGGTTCACTCAAGAAGGTGTGTGGCACATCTGGATAGGTATTGATCATATACTTTTCTTGATCGCATTGTTGCTGCCTTCGGTATTGCGATTTGAACAGCGTAAATGGCAACCCACTTCCAGTTTTAATGAAGCATTTTTCAATGTTCTTAAAGTGGTAACCGCTTTCACTCTTGCTCACTCAATTACCCTGACTCTGGCCGCCCTGGATGTTGTGACATTACCTTCCAGATTCGTGGAGTCAGTCATTGCTCTCTCCGTGGTCCTGGCCGCGTTAAACAATATCTTTCCGATTGTATCCCATCGCGTCTGGACCGTGGCATTCGGATTTGGCCTCATTCACGGCTTCGGATTTGCGAATGTATTGGCCAATCTGCAACTGCCAACGGAGATACTCGCGATTGCATTATTCAGCTTTAATGTCGGAGTTGAACTGGGACAAATAGCCATCGTCGCTGTTTTTTTCCCCATAATTTTCTTTCTCCGAAAAAAGTCATTCTACCAAGCGATTATACTCCGCCTCGGCTCGGTGGTAATTGCCCTCATTGCATGCGGCTGGATAATTGATCGAGTATTCAATCTGAAGATTATGCCGTTTTAA
- a CDS encoding acyl-CoA dehydrogenase family protein produces the protein MINKPSDIPHASSEAAGRFRYECTPEQHKIKKSAVEFAKKELTDDVVQRDQEGVFNREFWRKCAEYGIFSMGLPGGYGDIEGLDFENLVQFIEGLGYGCRDNGFVFAVSAQILTIEHTIAKFGSNKQRSMFLPKLCSGEWIGAEALTEPDSGSDVFNMRTKAEKCEGGYRLSGSKCLVTLAPIADMFLVYATTNSDLGKWGLTTFVVERSWSGVVAHPANAKMGLRTVPIGEVSFEGCFIPETHRIGREGAGFSICSVSLELERCGILAGQLGSMERQLEETISYAKETHRFGKPIGSFQSVSNRIVDMKLRLETGPD, from the coding sequence ATGATAAACAAACCGAGTGATATACCCCATGCAAGTTCGGAGGCAGCTGGCCGCTTTCGGTATGAGTGCACGCCGGAACAGCATAAAATAAAAAAAAGTGCAGTTGAATTTGCCAAAAAAGAGCTAACTGATGATGTAGTTCAACGAGATCAGGAAGGAGTCTTTAATAGAGAATTTTGGAGAAAATGCGCTGAATATGGGATCTTTTCGATGGGTCTTCCTGGTGGGTATGGAGACATTGAAGGACTCGATTTTGAAAACCTTGTGCAATTTATCGAAGGCCTTGGATATGGTTGCAGAGATAACGGATTCGTTTTCGCAGTTAGCGCTCAAATTCTAACCATTGAACACACTATTGCGAAATTTGGTTCGAATAAACAGCGAAGTATGTTTTTACCAAAACTATGCTCTGGCGAGTGGATTGGTGCAGAGGCACTGACAGAGCCCGATTCAGGATCGGACGTTTTCAACATGCGAACAAAGGCTGAAAAGTGCGAAGGGGGTTATCGCCTTTCCGGTTCAAAATGTTTGGTAACCCTTGCACCGATTGCAGATATGTTTCTTGTATATGCGACTACAAATTCTGATCTCGGAAAATGGGGACTAACGACTTTTGTAGTTGAAAGGAGTTGGAGTGGAGTCGTAGCGCACCCTGCTAACGCCAAGATGGGTTTGCGAACCGTACCAATCGGCGAAGTGTCTTTTGAAGGATGTTTCATTCCCGAGACTCATAGAATTGGAAGGGAGGGAGCGGGTTTTTCAATTTGCTCCGTTTCTCTGGAGTTGGAACGCTGTGGAATACTTGCGGGGCAGTTGGGTTCAATGGAACGCCAATTGGAGGAAACGATTTCCTATGCGAAGGAAACGCATCGGTTTGGAAAACCGATTGGGAGTTTTCAATCAGTATCCAATAGGATCGTGGATATGAAACTACGTCTGGAGACCGGGCCTGATTAA
- a CDS encoding ornithine cyclodeaminase family protein, with protein MKTPILLSNSDISEISRQMGLDAQMDGLIERLERAFCEYDQKTCDIPTRDGFHYEKPYIGLVEWMPLMLRGKSIMMKMVGYHPENPTIHKLPTILSAISLFDAHTGQLKVMADGTFLTALRTGAASAVASRILADPESGTIGLIGTGAQAMAQLHAISRVFPIKKALIFDNNPTVARSFLGRIAPLGMDSISISVEPLERVVSEADILCIATTVGKNQGPVFQDSIPIKRGLHINAVGSDLPGKTEVPVGHLKRSFVCPDFRPQALIEGECQQLEVTEVGPELHQLVKNRSHYRGKQKELTVFDSTGFALEDHVVLEYFLELSIRFGIGTPLDLNNVPEDPYNTYESVFSSTGRDKKESQKHFLTSFGV; from the coding sequence ATGAAAACACCCATTTTACTCTCCAACTCAGATATATCTGAAATTTCCAGGCAAATGGGATTAGATGCTCAAATGGATGGTCTCATTGAACGCTTGGAAAGAGCTTTTTGTGAATACGATCAGAAAACATGCGACATTCCAACTCGGGATGGTTTTCACTACGAGAAACCGTATATTGGACTTGTTGAGTGGATGCCTCTGATGTTGCGTGGGAAAAGTATTATGATGAAGATGGTAGGTTATCATCCAGAAAATCCGACCATTCACAAACTACCGACAATTCTTTCGGCAATTTCTCTATTTGATGCTCATACCGGTCAATTGAAAGTAATGGCAGATGGAACATTCCTGACAGCTTTACGAACCGGCGCCGCATCCGCTGTAGCGAGCCGAATACTTGCAGATCCTGAAAGTGGAACGATTGGTTTGATTGGAACGGGTGCTCAGGCTATGGCACAATTGCATGCTATAAGTCGTGTTTTCCCTATCAAAAAGGCACTGATTTTTGACAATAATCCTACAGTAGCTAGGTCTTTTCTGGGGCGCATTGCTCCGCTTGGAATGGACTCTATTTCTATCAGCGTCGAACCATTGGAGCGGGTAGTGTCGGAAGCGGATATCCTTTGCATAGCAACTACCGTGGGGAAAAACCAGGGACCCGTTTTTCAGGATTCTATTCCCATCAAGAGAGGATTGCATATCAACGCTGTCGGTTCAGATCTTCCCGGGAAGACGGAAGTTCCGGTCGGCCATTTGAAGCGGAGTTTTGTCTGTCCTGATTTTCGACCCCAAGCGTTGATCGAAGGAGAATGTCAACAACTGGAAGTAACCGAAGTGGGTCCCGAACTCCATCAGCTAGTGAAGAATCGATCCCATTACAGGGGCAAACAAAAAGAATTAACTGTCTTCGATTCAACCGGATTTGCTCTGGAAGACCATGTAGTTCTAGAGTATTTTCTTGAGCTTTCAATTCGGTTCGGGATTGGGACACCCCTGGACTTAAATAACGTACCCGAAGATCCATACAATACTTACGAATCGGTGTTTTCATCTACAGGTAGGGATAAGAAAGAGAGTCAAAAACATTTTCTTACGTCCTTTGGAGTATGA
- a CDS encoding M1 family metallopeptidase, whose product MKQILPLLLISNILHLSLLCGSENRNFEQITTLLPTPGENRLATGAPGPAYWQQEANYKIKVELDEKRSRIQGSETIEYVNHSPHTLNYLWVQLDQNALAQGSKRQRSIQSLKMEPVDSKPAEIEYESFRGFLYNQQFEGGYDLRSVQDLKGNDLQYTVVNTNMRVDLKKPLRSGESFSFNIEWAFTIQDDSMSFRHGKRKLKSDEYTYHVAQWYPRMCAYYDQEGWQTKPYIGNGEFALEFGSFEVEITVPADYIVAATGQLANANQVLSSTIRDRLDRARTSSKVIEIITSDEAAEKIGKKENGTKTWNFKAEQVRDFAWAASRAYIWDAMGVDIDGSKVMTMSVYPDEAIPLWKRFSTEAVAQAIRVYSESVYPYPYPVAWSTWGAEGGMEYPMISFQTTKEIDDKETYPAGHRSYVIGVIIHEVGHNWFPMIINNDERQWQWMDEGLNSFMDFRAGNLMDPVLQKSNLLNDRRTIRTMTGENDPIIMTAADNQTSRGFQAYSKPSLGLLLLRESILGHDLFDFAFKEYARRWAFKRPTPADFFRTMEDASGVDLDWFWRGWFYGNDHVDMEIDEVNLYRLDDGEPRSSKALDEAEEEAIPDTPYELFLKDVGTLADKQTHLQDWYYSYDPYEPTEQELAAYKKTSEKLEDWQKELLEFADLAYVISVKNTGGMIMPLVFDIEFKKGASRRLQVPVEVWRFGDKIVKIPFLTDREVVKVTLDKDNTFADANLDNNVFPQEIEEGRFKLKPTKPPANPMQKALFPDSEKEEDKKE is encoded by the coding sequence ATGAAACAGATACTCCCGTTATTGCTCATCTCTAACATTCTCCATTTAAGTCTACTTTGCGGCAGCGAAAACCGAAACTTCGAACAAATAACGACTTTACTTCCGACACCAGGCGAGAACCGTCTGGCTACAGGTGCTCCGGGACCAGCCTATTGGCAGCAGGAAGCTAATTATAAGATCAAGGTTGAGCTGGATGAGAAGCGGTCCCGTATTCAGGGATCAGAGACTATTGAGTATGTAAATCATTCCCCTCACACACTGAATTACCTCTGGGTTCAATTAGATCAGAATGCTTTGGCTCAAGGATCGAAGAGACAAAGAAGTATTCAATCCCTTAAGATGGAACCTGTTGATTCAAAGCCAGCAGAGATTGAATATGAAAGTTTTCGTGGCTTTTTATATAACCAACAGTTTGAGGGAGGCTATGATTTACGATCGGTCCAGGATCTGAAAGGGAACGATCTTCAGTATACGGTCGTGAATACAAATATGCGCGTGGATTTGAAAAAACCTCTTAGATCTGGTGAGTCATTTTCGTTTAATATCGAATGGGCTTTCACGATTCAGGATGACTCGATGAGCTTTCGTCATGGGAAAAGAAAACTAAAATCCGATGAGTATACCTACCATGTTGCGCAATGGTATCCACGGATGTGTGCCTACTACGATCAGGAAGGTTGGCAGACAAAACCTTATATTGGAAATGGTGAGTTCGCCCTCGAGTTCGGAAGCTTTGAAGTCGAAATAACAGTTCCGGCAGATTATATTGTAGCCGCTACCGGGCAATTGGCCAATGCCAATCAAGTTTTGAGCTCAACCATAAGAGATCGATTGGATAGAGCCAGGACAAGTTCCAAAGTTATCGAAATCATTACCAGCGACGAAGCTGCGGAGAAAATCGGGAAAAAGGAAAATGGAACCAAGACTTGGAATTTTAAAGCTGAACAGGTTCGTGATTTTGCCTGGGCGGCTTCCCGCGCTTATATCTGGGATGCTATGGGCGTGGACATTGATGGTAGTAAGGTGATGACCATGAGCGTCTATCCGGACGAAGCAATTCCGCTGTGGAAACGATTTTCAACTGAAGCTGTAGCTCAAGCGATTAGAGTATATTCTGAAAGTGTCTACCCGTATCCTTACCCGGTCGCATGGTCGACCTGGGGAGCTGAAGGCGGCATGGAGTACCCCATGATTTCTTTTCAAACAACCAAAGAAATTGATGATAAAGAAACGTATCCGGCTGGGCACCGGAGCTATGTCATCGGAGTGATTATTCATGAAGTGGGACACAATTGGTTTCCGATGATTATCAACAACGATGAACGTCAGTGGCAATGGATGGATGAAGGCTTGAATAGTTTTATGGATTTCCGCGCCGGTAATCTAATGGATCCCGTTCTTCAGAAAAGTAATCTTCTCAACGATCGAAGGACTATTAGGACCATGACCGGCGAGAATGACCCGATAATTATGACGGCGGCTGATAATCAAACCTCCAGGGGATTTCAAGCATACAGCAAACCATCGCTCGGGCTTCTCCTTTTGCGTGAGAGTATACTGGGCCATGATCTTTTCGATTTTGCGTTTAAAGAGTATGCACGTAGGTGGGCGTTTAAGCGGCCAACACCGGCGGATTTCTTTCGGACAATGGAGGATGCGAGTGGAGTCGATCTGGATTGGTTTTGGCGAGGATGGTTTTACGGAAACGATCATGTGGATATGGAGATCGATGAGGTAAATCTTTACCGTTTGGATGACGGTGAACCTCGCTCAAGCAAAGCTCTCGACGAAGCCGAAGAAGAAGCGATACCGGATACTCCTTATGAATTATTTTTGAAGGATGTTGGGACTCTGGCGGACAAGCAAACACACCTTCAGGATTGGTATTATAGCTACGACCCCTATGAACCAACAGAACAGGAACTAGCGGCTTACAAAAAGACGAGTGAGAAGCTAGAGGACTGGCAGAAGGAGCTGCTCGAATTCGCTGATCTGGCTTACGTGATTTCGGTCAAAAACACCGGTGGCATGATAATGCCCCTTGTATTCGATATTGAATTCAAGAAAGGAGCATCTCGTCGACTCCAAGTGCCCGTCGAGGTTTGGCGTTTTGGGGATAAAATAGTCAAAATCCCCTTCTTGACGGATCGGGAGGTTGTTAAAGTAACCTTGGACAAAGACAACACATTCGCAGACGCGAATCTGGATAACAACGTCTTTCCTCAGGAAATTGAAGAAGGGCGTTTCAAATTGAAGCCCACAAAGCCGCCGGCGAACCCTATGCAAAAAGCCCTTTTCCCTGATTCAGAGAAAGAAGAAGATAAAAAAGAATAA
- a CDS encoding DUF4399 domain-containing protein, with translation MKKINAILILSALFFATSLFSADLPKTPSAEGAKVYFIGLKDGKTVNKNFTVRFGLKGMGIAPAGVVLPDTGHHHLLIDTDELPDFNVPLGASEKLVHFGKGQTETQLKLSPGKHTLQLVFADYIHLPHNPPVVSEKITITVK, from the coding sequence ATGAAAAAAATAAACGCCATACTCATCCTCTCTGCCTTATTCTTCGCGACCTCGCTATTCTCAGCAGATTTGCCCAAAACGCCTTCTGCAGAAGGAGCAAAGGTCTACTTTATCGGGCTCAAAGATGGAAAAACAGTGAATAAGAATTTTACTGTACGGTTTGGATTAAAAGGCATGGGTATCGCACCTGCCGGAGTCGTCCTACCAGACACTGGCCATCATCACCTACTTATAGACACCGACGAGTTGCCAGACTTCAATGTTCCTTTGGGGGCTTCTGAGAAATTGGTTCATTTTGGTAAAGGACAAACGGAGACTCAACTAAAGCTCTCTCCGGGAAAGCACACACTGCAGTTGGTTTTCGCTGACTACATTCATCTACCACACAACCCACCAGTGGTTTCAGAAAAAATCACGATCACTGTTAAATAG
- a CDS encoding DUF4198 domain-containing protein, with product MLSWIRLYLRMCMIFLKNSAPSIKFIFIGFVLVPISHAHDVFLRPSAYDVKQREEVEVIVFDGDFDKSVYAITTGSVDHLQISNSNGINIADTGSWSAVEKDSPLWVKTKKKEGILSGVDLTHTSSFKFTPDSTGSQVLGLTIYEFRIAFSLEEFIEYLKSEAALEWDMSTYGFTDPKELVRERYTKTAKTIISVGNEISIHATEPMGLVVEIVPLTQPSTAKVGDKLQFRLLEEGEPVANHPVIVGRKDGLDSGLEDDRLVLQSDSQGIVTLHVSKSGIWYMKFIKLAPAPEDDRMDFFSRWASLTFEIQ from the coding sequence ATGCTAAGTTGGATTCGCCTATATCTGCGGATGTGTATGATTTTTCTTAAGAATTCGGCCCCTTCGATTAAGTTTATTTTTATCGGATTCGTTTTGGTCCCGATCTCACACGCTCATGATGTTTTCCTCAGGCCCAGTGCTTACGATGTAAAGCAAAGGGAGGAAGTTGAGGTGATCGTCTTTGATGGAGACTTCGACAAGAGCGTGTACGCCATAACAACAGGTAGTGTAGATCACCTTCAAATATCGAATTCAAATGGCATCAACATTGCCGATACTGGTTCATGGTCGGCGGTTGAGAAGGATTCACCGCTTTGGGTCAAAACAAAGAAAAAGGAGGGAATCCTTAGCGGGGTTGACCTAACACATACCAGCTCGTTTAAATTTACCCCAGATTCTACAGGAAGCCAGGTGCTCGGACTTACTATCTACGAATTCCGTATTGCCTTCAGCCTGGAAGAATTCATCGAGTATTTAAAATCAGAGGCAGCTCTTGAATGGGACATGTCGACCTACGGATTTACTGATCCGAAGGAGCTCGTCCGCGAACGTTATACCAAAACGGCGAAAACAATTATCAGCGTTGGGAATGAAATCAGCATTCACGCTACAGAACCGATGGGGCTGGTGGTTGAAATTGTTCCATTAACCCAACCTTCAACAGCCAAAGTCGGGGATAAACTTCAATTTCGATTACTCGAAGAAGGAGAGCCCGTAGCAAACCATCCAGTCATCGTTGGACGAAAAGATGGTCTGGACTCGGGTCTGGAGGATGATCGCCTTGTCCTCCAAAGCGACAGTCAGGGAATCGTCACCCTACACGTCTCGAAATCCGGCATCTGGTACATGAAATTCATCAAGTTAGCCCCTGCCCCGGAGGACGACCGCATGGACTTCTTTTCCCGTTGGGCTTCCCTGACGTTTGAGATTCAATAA
- a CDS encoding MFS transporter: MPEISNKQDPAHLERVTFFWDRFRGISAGINESVFGTFLLLIAIRVFDASSMQKSILTGALWAGMFLMPVFLWIVSSLRLRSNNACVCYTFTTGLLFFLSTFAQSANHFVLIMVAVMILGVQGFTLLPRILSENYHPSIRGRRVGTTIMIHGITYLIVSQVFGLLLDKSLQNYVWILAAAGTGYFAASFFYFRIPSRHLSKPVSRFPYHTISLFWRDLNFSKIALFWSLIEFGNLIMVLLRIEYAANNRFELNLSVTQITWLVAIVPVTVSMLSSRSWGRLFDRLRIETMQAAMGGFAILSMSLFFLSTNYYWMLFSMTLFGMAFGAQKILNQLWLTKIVQAEGISDYISAYSMMNGIRGIVAPIFAYWLLTRMAPHLVADVAIAIVAIGCVSLLILRRSTAGN; encoded by the coding sequence GTGCCCGAAATTTCAAATAAACAGGACCCCGCCCATCTGGAAAGAGTCACCTTCTTTTGGGATCGATTCCGTGGAATTTCGGCCGGGATAAATGAATCCGTCTTTGGCACGTTCCTGTTACTGATCGCCATTCGTGTCTTCGATGCCTCCAGCATGCAAAAGAGCATCCTCACCGGAGCACTGTGGGCAGGGATGTTTCTGATGCCGGTATTCCTATGGATTGTGTCCTCCTTGCGGCTTCGAAGTAACAATGCTTGCGTGTGTTACACTTTCACTACCGGCTTGTTATTTTTTCTAAGCACATTTGCTCAATCGGCTAACCACTTTGTTCTGATAATGGTGGCGGTCATGATCCTCGGAGTCCAAGGGTTCACTCTTTTGCCAAGAATACTATCTGAGAATTATCATCCAAGTATTCGCGGGAGACGGGTTGGCACGACGATCATGATTCATGGGATAACTTACCTCATAGTATCACAAGTCTTTGGACTATTACTGGACAAAAGTTTACAAAACTATGTATGGATACTGGCTGCCGCGGGCACTGGGTATTTTGCCGCTTCTTTTTTTTATTTCCGTATTCCATCCAGGCACTTGTCTAAGCCTGTAAGCAGATTTCCCTACCATACTATAAGTCTTTTTTGGCGAGACCTGAACTTCTCAAAAATTGCCTTATTCTGGTCTCTGATCGAATTTGGAAATTTAATAATGGTCCTTTTGAGAATTGAGTATGCAGCTAACAATCGATTCGAGCTAAACCTGAGCGTTACGCAAATCACCTGGCTGGTGGCAATTGTCCCGGTCACTGTATCGATGTTAAGTAGTCGTAGCTGGGGTCGCCTGTTTGACCGTCTAAGAATCGAAACCATGCAGGCCGCCATGGGTGGCTTTGCCATCCTTAGCATGTCTCTGTTTTTCCTGAGCACCAACTACTATTGGATGCTTTTCTCAATGACATTATTCGGCATGGCTTTCGGGGCGCAGAAAATTCTCAATCAACTCTGGTTGACCAAGATTGTGCAAGCAGAAGGGATATCAGACTATATTAGCGCATACTCAATGATGAATGGCATTCGGGGCATTGTTGCTCCTATTTTCGCCTATTGGCTTTTAACAAGAATGGCTCCTCACCTTGTAGCAGACGTTGCCATAGCAATTGTGGCCATAGGATGTGTCAGTCTGTTAATACTGCGGCGATCAACTGCGGGGAACTAG